In the Cellvibrio sp. KY-GH-1 genome, ATCCAAATGCGAGCGAGCCAGCAAAACCTTGCAAATTATTTTCAACTTCATCGCGACCATCTACACCGGCATCTTGTTTCATCACATTGACGCGAACAGCTGAACTTTCACCCAGAGCGCGGTTTACATCGATAGTCGCGCGTTTGTAATCAGCAGTACCGGCGGTCAAAGTGCCAATGGTGGCATCTTCTTGATTAGCCAGTTTGGAACTGAGGTTTACGTAACCTGATGCAGCACCACGACCGTTATCCACACCTGCGGGGCCTTTCGCAATTTCAACCTGTTCAGTGTTGAAGGTGTCACGGCTGATACTACCCAGATCGCGAATACCATCCACATAGATACTGCCCTGTGTATCAAAACCACGCATGAAAATAGAGTCACCCGTCGCAGTATTGCCGTTCTCTCCCATCAACATGGTAATACCAGGAGTGTTACGCAGCGCGTCGCTGAGGGTAGTCGCCGCTTGCTGCTGAAACAGCTCCTTCTTAACAACAACGAGAGTTTGCGGAGTATCAACCAATGGCTGGGTAAATTTAGGTGAACTGGCTTTTTCAGCTTTATAGTCGGCAGCTACTGCGTCAGTTTCTACCTTTACCGTATTTAATTTTTTGGTGTCTTGCGCTTCATCAGCTGCCAAAGCGCCAGCAGATGCCAACAGCATGGCGGACGACAAAGCGGTAGCGGTCAGTTGCAATGTATTGGCGCGCTTCTTGGAAACTATGTGTTTAGAAGTTTTTTGTATGGTCATGACAAGCCTTTGCTAGTAATAGGAATACACAATTAACAATTTTTTCAAATTCTATCGATAACCATTACCATTTGCAATGATAATAATTCGCATTTGTTGTTTGTTATTATCTTGCCTTGAAAATTGTGACGCCATAATCAACCAATTTAGTTATTTGACTTATTGATCATATAACTAAATGCGATTAGGCTTGGCGCCAAATACCGCAAGCTGGCCATCTGAGGAGTTGTTAACCTATGAGTAAATCCCTTGCGCCCAAAGCATGGATTTGCGCGTGGCTGTTAACAAACCTTATGGCGCTCCCGCTTACGGCGGAGGACATACCCCAACCTGACGCAGACTCAACGGATACAACCCTATCCATCCGTTTGGGTGCTGAAGACTCATGGCCGCCCTACTCGAATGAACATGGCCAGGGCATATCCACCGAGCTGATCAAAGCCGCTTTTGCCAAAGCCGGCGTGACTCCACATTTTCAGACCCTGCCTTACGCGCGCGTATTGCACGACCTTGACTCAGGTAAAATTGATGGCGGCTACAACGTCACGCTGCAGTCCACCACCAAAAATCGCTTCTTGTTTGGCGCCGTGCCTTTACTCAGCGCGGAGTCTTACTGGTTTTTCAAACCGAATAGCTTTACCAACATCAAACGCATTGAAGACATACCAGCAAAATTCCGCGTAGGGATTATTCGCGATTATGAATATGGCGATATCTACGAGCAGCACCGCCACCGCTTTACCGAAATCCAGCTTACGCAGCAATCGCAGATTATTCGCATGTTGAAACAAGGGCGCATCGATGCCGCCGTTATGTTTGATCGCGAGGCTGAATTTGCATTGAACAAAATGGGGCTGGATAAATCCATAATGGATAAACGCTTTCTCAATCACCGTGGTGATCTCTACCTGGCGTTTTCACACAAAAGCCCGCGCGCAATATGGCTTGCACAGGAATTTGATAAAGGATTGTTGATGCTGAAACAGTCGGGGGAGTATGATCGCATCATTACCGACACTAAATAAGGACATCGAATGTCTCGCTATCACTTTTCTGGCCTGATCACTTTTATAATCTGCTCTGCACTATTGGCCTGCAGCACTAAGGTCAACAATCCAAATGAGGAACTTCAAAGCACTCAATTTCAAGATCTGCTTACTCCAGTAATAACATATGACTGGAATACACCACTACCGAGCCCGGAAGGCAAAATATTAATTACTTACCAACTGCCGCAATACGCTCGCGCCGAATTTTACTTTTTCAATCAAAAAATAACTCGCAGGGGCGCTGCCCTCGCGGCCGTCAAATTATCGAATGAAAATTGCTTAACGGGCCATCAGACTTCTGTAGGATACTCTATTAATAATGGCGAGTTTTATACCAAGTATTTCACCACAGAACTGAATTGGGGCAGCCAAAACACTATCAGCATCCACTTAAAAAACGACAAAACAATCCAGGTCACGACCAACAATGAAACTCTGTCCGTCCCCATTACCACCTCAAGCCGACGACTCCAAATAGTCTCTTACTACGCACCTATTGAAATAAAACATGTACAGTATTTTTCTGAGTAACATTTAAGGAGCCCAGGATGCGCCCAATACATACACTGGTTAATTTATCACTGTTATTTGCTATTCCATTCTGCAGTCTTGCACAAGCTGATTTTGAATTGGGAATGAGCTACTACGAGACCAAAGAATTTGATAAAGCCTACAAAGAATTTTATGAAGCAGCTCAATACGGTGATCACGACGCCCAGAATAATGTTGGCGCCATGTACTATCGCGGCGAGCATGTTGAGAAAAACACAGTTATAGCCTACGCGTGGATGGCGCTCGCCGCCCAGAAAAAGACCAACGATACAACAGCAATTCACTCAAAAATTTATGCACGCCTGAATGAGGCCGACAAAAAGCTAGCGGACGATGAATATAAAAAGATCTTCAATCTTTACAGCGATGAAAGCATAGAAAAAAAGCTAACGCCTACATTTACGGGCTCCAATATATACGCAAAAAAACAGCGCCCAATTAAATTGGTAACTCCTCCATACCCCCCCTCTATGGTCAGACAAGGCAGATCAGGCTTTGTGGACACCATCTATACAATCGACAAAAATGGAACTACTCGCGACCATATAGTCACCTACGCCAGCTCTGAAGCTTTTGAAGAGGCTGCATTGCTAGCACTACGTAAATTCCAATATGAACCCATGAAAATTAACAATAAACCTGTCGATGTTAACGGCATTAAAAATCGCTTCAGGTTTGAAATGGAAGGCGCAGAATACAACAAGAAGAAATTGACCAAAATTATCGATGAAAAACGCGAGCAGGCTAAAAATGGTAACAGCAGTGATAAATTGGGTTTTGCCTACTTTCTAGAAGTAATTCCCTCGCTGGTGAGTGATTTTGAAATCACCGACAACCCTAACGAGTGGTACGTCAGCGCCGCCACCCAAGGCAGTGGTGCAGCGAGTTATTTCCTTGGGCGCAATATTCTCTACGGCAATATGTGTACGCAGGATAATACACAGAGCATGGGCTGGCTGTTAAAGGCAGCAAAAGCCGGGATTTCTGACGCACAGTATAT is a window encoding:
- a CDS encoding ABC transporter substrate-binding protein, translated to MSKSLAPKAWICAWLLTNLMALPLTAEDIPQPDADSTDTTLSIRLGAEDSWPPYSNEHGQGISTELIKAAFAKAGVTPHFQTLPYARVLHDLDSGKIDGGYNVTLQSTTKNRFLFGAVPLLSAESYWFFKPNSFTNIKRIEDIPAKFRVGIIRDYEYGDIYEQHRHRFTEIQLTQQSQIIRMLKQGRIDAAVMFDREAEFALNKMGLDKSIMDKRFLNHRGDLYLAFSHKSPRAIWLAQEFDKGLLMLKQSGEYDRIITDTK
- a CDS encoding TonB family protein encodes the protein MRPIHTLVNLSLLFAIPFCSLAQADFELGMSYYETKEFDKAYKEFYEAAQYGDHDAQNNVGAMYYRGEHVEKNTVIAYAWMALAAQKKTNDTTAIHSKIYARLNEADKKLADDEYKKIFNLYSDESIEKKLTPTFTGSNIYAKKQRPIKLVTPPYPPSMVRQGRSGFVDTIYTIDKNGTTRDHIVTYASSEAFEEAALLALRKFQYEPMKINNKPVDVNGIKNRFRFEMEGAEYNKKKLTKIIDEKREQAKNGNSSDKLGFAYFLEVIPSLVSDFEITDNPNEWYVSAATQGSGAASYFLGRNILYGNMCTQDNTQSMGWLLKAAKAGISDAQYMLAIESFSGARFEKNEKKGFYWLKRAAQSSLAARLRYAWILSTHPDTKYRNGTLANELIKTIEKNYTDKQTYYKTKAATAAENGDFNAAVKWQNAALDDAKELALPLNNLEQQLASYSAKKSWREEI